Part of the Prevotella communis genome is shown below.
GACCGACTACGGATTGAGATATATCTTCGCTCAAATCCGTTGCTCACTCTGATAGCGTGCCAGCAAGTCTGCCTCTTGCTGGCGCGTTTTTTCCATAAACTGGCGATAGGTGTCGCTTTCCGGATGGAAAGGACGGTGGCCCAAAGCCTCCTTGATAGGTTTCCACTCTTGCAGGAACTGCTTGGCGCGCGGACTGAAATAAGCCTCAACAAACCGCTGCCAGATATACTCTACCGCCTGATCAGACGGATGAAGCATGTCGGGCTGATAGAAACGATAGTCGCGCAGCTCATCGAGGACAATTTCATAAGCAGGGAAATAAGAGACAAACGGTTTTTCTTTCGTCAGTTGATGAGCTGCTAACTGCAAAGTGGCCTTCGACAACTGACTGCCGTGATAGCCATACTTAGCATAGCGAATAGGACTGACCGTCAGGACGATGCGCACATCAGGACAGCGACGGTGCAACTCCTCCGCAGCCTGCGACAAGTAATCGACACACTGGTCGATAGTGAGTTCCTCCTCCTGAAAAAGACGCTGCGGACGCTTCTGACAGTTGTCCACTATCTCGCCCGTCTCCTTAAGGCGATAAACGTGATTGGTGCCCAATGTGAAGAACGCGATGCGAGGAGCCGCGTCACAACGCTGCACGGTGTGAAGTATCGATGCAGGATTATACATCACACCGAAAGGATTCACCGTGACGGGAAAACGCTCTTCCTCAAAACGACGCCCTATCTTATCGGCAAAACAAGAACCTACGAAAAGAATAGATTCCAAAGGTTCTATTTGAAAGCCAGGTGCATCAACCTCTACAACAGTACGAAATTCCATCTCAACTTCTACTTATTTGTAAACCATTAAGAGATAATGACATATCCACAAATCTGGCATTCGAGCTCAACCTGTTTCCCGTCAGAATCCTACGGATACGTGCTGCAGCCTCAGGACTTTTTGCCACCATATAAAGATAGCCACCACCGCCAGCACCAGGTAATTTATAGCCCAGACAGAGATCATCTATCAGATCCGTGAGCTGACGTACCTGAGCAGGGTTGGTGCCGCTATCGAGCAACTGATTCTGTTCCCATGTGCGACGGACAAGCGTGCCCATCTGAACAAAATCCTGACGCTGAATAGCATCATACATCATCATGGTGTGCTCCTTCATCTGACGCAACAAACGCAGTTGTTCCCCATTATTCAGGAACATGCGGCGAACAATCTCCGCCAAGATATGCTTGGCAGTACGCGTGATGCCGGTATAATAAAGCAGATGGCACTGTT
Proteins encoded:
- a CDS encoding GSCFA domain-containing protein, encoding MEFRTVVEVDAPGFQIEPLESILFVGSCFADKIGRRFEEERFPVTVNPFGVMYNPASILHTVQRCDAAPRIAFFTLGTNHVYRLKETGEIVDNCQKRPQRLFQEEELTIDQCVDYLSQAAEELHRRCPDVRIVLTVSPIRYAKYGYHGSQLSKATLQLAAHQLTKEKPFVSYFPAYEIVLDELRDYRFYQPDMLHPSDQAVEYIWQRFVEAYFSPRAKQFLQEWKPIKEALGHRPFHPESDTYRQFMEKTRQQEADLLARYQSEQRI